The Drosophila simulans strain w501 chromosome 3R, Prin_Dsim_3.1, whole genome shotgun sequence genome contains the following window.
atacgACTCCTATGTTTTATTGCCGCACTCTTTTGCTAAGCTTTTCACATCgttcttttactttttctgtTGCCTAAGTTTAAGTTGCCGAAGGTTCCCATGGAAGAACGTTATTACTGATATTTGTTTCGTCATGCAATTAAATGAACAGCAAGTTATGCTAACTAATGCTAATTCATTGAGATATCGATGTCAGCTAGCGTCTAAGTTTTGTGTAATAGTAGCGTAGGCATTTTGTAATTAGCAATTAGCAACaaagaagaaacaaaaacaaaagtaaaccAATTGGAGAATTTATTATGTTagtatgaaaattaattatgattaTCGAACCGGTTGGCTGGCAGCATGGAACGCGCCAGCTGGACGTCTTAGTTTCAATTCACTTGATTTAGGCACAACTAGTAAATTGTAAGGCATATAATGAACAACTACTACCAGCACAACCAACCAGCATTCAAAACAGCAAACGCCATCCGCATCAGCCCCAAATTCAATTTAGCACTACAACTACATAAAGTAAACCAAACTGAGCAAGCGCCGAAATATTTATCTCTAGCAATTAAAGGCATATTTATAGAGCATCGTAAATAccagatatacatacataaataaatctaTTCTGTAAgcgaaataatacaaaatacaacCGAAAAGTCAAGAGATGGACattcaaaaacaataaacgtaTTAAACTATCAAGTTGTGTGGCGTTTCATTCTTTTGCAGCCAAGGTTGAAAAGTAACGGACGAAATATAAGATTTTGCTATGCTAGgtaagcaatttaaatttggcgcCAAAGAATGCACTTCGGATGATTGCAAAgaattgcatacttttgggagCGCGCTTTATCAAAATAACGGTCGGTCCAATGAAAATTTTACCAGCTGGTAGGCACTTGCTACAAATTATGTTCGCCTGGtattgaaaaccaaaaaacttGCTACATGGGCACTGCGATTTGACAATCTGTCGACCGATTTGACGGTTCGTTTGAATTgaaataccaggcgaacagaaatATCAGCAGGTGGATGGATAAACAAACCTAAAACTAAGCAGCGCCTGCTGGTATGCACTGCAGTGTGCACCCAAGTGTGACGGCGCCGCACAAAAGTATGCCACATAAAATAATTGTTCGATTTTCGTAGCGGCACCCAAAAGTATACCAAGAATTATTGTTTGGCAGTGAATAAACCGCTACTCCCCGAAAGTATACTAGCTTTATTCAAGTACACAGATTAATTACTATTCTAAGCCCTAAAGTATTCATTTCAAATGATCCAAGCCAGCTGGCATTGCCAGGTGTGAAATTCCTAGTATCTAAGAGGTCACCAGAGGTGGCTCATACCGCTATCTTACTTTCTAAACAGTACACAAAATCATATCTTAAACCAAAGTGGCTTGCGGCGACAGTTGAAAATCCTTGTCGTCTGCTGTACGCCAGTGTAGTCAAGGAGGCACTCGGCTCCGTTGTTCTCGAAGGATATCTCGCCCAGCTTGTACTCGGGATTGAGGGCCACTCGCAGGATGTAGCGTCGGTTGATGGGAACTCGGGTGACATCCACCCACTGGCAGTCCAGCACATCGGTGTAGGTGTCTGCGCAGCCTACGGAAATGCCTGCAAGGAGATGGGTTACCAGGGATCCCTTGGAAGCTACCACAAGTGCACGTACCTTGGGTGGTGTTGCCACAGGTGTACTTTTGCCGTACTCCTGGCCGGCATTCAGTGTCCATCAGGCAAAAGGAGGCCTTGTGCCCCTGGGCCACCTTCCGGTAGTTTAGGTCGTAAACATCAAAGGTGGCAAAAACATTCATGCTGTGGTAGTGTCTGTGGCACTGGTGCCACACCCAGTCCTTGTAGTTAGCGTAGGGGCTCACATCGGCGGTGCCCACATTGGAAGCCTTAACGGAAAAGCGAAGCAGTATCCTCGCAGCGTGCGGATTCGTCCGTCGGATCTCGTAAGCGTCGGCGGAAACGCAGTGCTCTTCCATGGCGCAGGTGAGCCGCGACATGGGCACGGCCTCCAGGCGGGCGGTTCTCTCGATGTCCACCAGTCCGATCTCCAGGTCAGCCGAGTGGCTAACACAGGCCACAATGCTGACATTATGGTTTCTGGCATTGCAGAGGTTCGGGTAGTGGGACTCCCGGATGCAGTCGGCTAGTCGGCGCTCTGTTCCCCTGCACAGTGTTCCCACCATCCCCCACGGATACTTCCGGCTATCCCCGTGCTCCGTTCCCTGGCTTGCCTTGGAAGCGTAGCCCAGTCCCAGCTGTCGACACACCACATTTGCCTCCCGCATGCTCCACGAAGTGCTGCAGATCGTACCCCATGAGGCGCCAAAGTCAAAGCTCACCTCCACGCGTCCCTCGCGGAGGACTTGAATACCGGCGAGCGCTGCCTTGTTGGTGGCCAGTCGGACCATCATGTTTCTATAGTTGTTCTGCACGTTGAGGCCACTGTTGTTGGCCCAACCTTGGCTGAGCACCACTAGGAGCTGCAACAATTGAAACCGGAACGAAGCCATCGCCCATTCAGCGCGTTCTGGTGGAGCACACCCAACTCGCAACCAGTTTTAAAGTCAATGGAACAATGCGCCAGTAGGGTAACAACTGGCAAATGGGGCTACATGTGTAGGAGGTATATTGTGCGTTGTGCTTCCCAACGGATCGACCCACATCTGCTTGGCAGGCGGGAAAACGTTTGTATACAAAACTCAGCTGGCAAAATGCCTATTCCGAGCGCGCGTGCTCTGGTTTCTGCGGTTTCTTTTTTGGGGGTATGGAGTGCATGTGTGAACTACTTCTGGGCGCCGGTTAGGACTCTAGCAGCTTGGTGATGGCCTCTTTCAGTTCTGCCGGCTTGAAAACACCGCGTTCCGTGATGATGCCGGTGATCAGGGAGGCAGGGGTCACATCGAAGGCGGGGTTCCAGCAGTTAATGCCCGGGGCAGCGATCCGATGCTCTCCCACGTGCGTCATTTCCCGGTCGGGCCGCTCCTCAATGATGATGTGATCACCACCGGGAATCGCCAGATCGATGGAGGTCAGAGGGGCGGCTACGTAAAATGGCACGTCGTGGTGCTTGGCAACCACGGCAATCTGGTAGGTACCAATCTTGTTGGCCGTGTCGCCATTGGAGGCCACCTAAGGCAAGGAAAAAACCGTTAATCGAAAATAGTTAATCATTGGGGGGCTTACTTACACGATCTGCTCCCACGACCACAGCAGCCACATTTTTGGCGCGCAGCAGAGCAGCCACCATGCTATCCAGAACCAGAGTGGCGGGGAATTTCTCGTGGACCAGTTCGTAGGCTGTGAGGCGGGCTCCCTGATTGTAAGGACGAGTCTCCGTGCAATAAACGTGCTCTAGAtcgaaaagtgcaaaagtgcGTAAGTAATCAATAAATGTACCAAGCTCTTTTAAGTACTCACCTAGTTTTCCCAGCTCGGCCAGTTGGCGGACCACTCCCAGAGCTGTACCGTACCCGGCGGTGGCCAGGGAACCCGTGTTGCAGTGGGTAAGCACCCGGACGGATCCCGTCGATCCAGCGGGCGTTTTACCTGCCTTCGCCACGCGCTGTAGGATCGCCTGGGCTCCATTCGCTCCAATGGCACGGTTATCGGCAATGTCTTTCTTTAGCATAGCTTCCGTGGCGTCCAGAAATCTTAAACAGAAGGGGGTTAACTTTGTGCGTTCGTCCGGTAGCCAGTGAGGAGGTTACCTATGCTTCATTTGGGTCACGTCGGTTGCCTCGTCCTTGTAAAGTTCGTTGGCCAGAGTGATGAGCTCGTCGGCTGCGATCTTCATGTTGACCGCCGTAGGCCTGGCGGAAACCAGATAGTTCAACTTGCCCTCAATCTCTTGCCGCAGTGATTTCTTGTTCTCAAAATCCTCCGGATTGATTTCCACGGCCAGGGAGAGGCAGCCAACGATAGCGATGGCCGGAGCACCACGCACCTTCAAAGAGTAAAAATATTAGTTTAAAttgcttgttttatttttaatggtcATTTAAACGCATCCACTTTGCATGATTATATGAAACGAGTACCCATTAACATTCTTGATCAATCAAGAtcttaaatgaaaacatttaaaatatcaGGCTGTCATGCTGTTGTCATGTCTCAAATGAGACCGTTGGTGAAATAATTTCGCTGCTATATTGTCGTTATTCATAAACAAGAGCGGAGAGCAGCCAGATTAGGTGGGTCAGCCTATCTTGGCTTATCAGATGACAATGCAAAAGGCTGGGCAAATAGCTTACATGGAAAACGGCGAGGCTCCACGTGACTAGGC
Protein-coding sequences here:
- the LOC6730340 gene encoding methylthioribose-1-phosphate isomerase — protein: MSLQSIKYSRGSLEILDQLLLPGQSKYVVVRGVEDGWKVINKMQVRGAPAIAIVGCLSLAVEINPEDFENKKSLRQEIEGKLNYLVSARPTAVNMKIAADELITLANELYKDEATDVTQMKHRFLDATEAMLKKDIADNRAIGANGAQAILQRVAKAGKTPAGSTGSVRVLTHCNTGSLATAGYGTALGVVRQLAELGKLEHVYCTETRPYNQGARLTAYELVHEKFPATLVLDSMVAALLRAKNVAAVVVGADRVASNGDTANKIGTYQIAVVAKHHDVPFYVAAPLTSIDLAIPGGDHIIIEERPDREMTHVGEHRIAAPGINCWNPAFDVTPASLITGIITERGVFKPAELKEAITKLLES
- the LOC6730339 gene encoding lysyl oxidase homolog 2A, whose translation is MASFRFQLLQLLVVLSQGWANNSGLNVQNNYRNMMVRLATNKAALAGIQVLREGRVEVSFDFGASWGTICSTSWSMREANVVCRQLGLGYASKASQGTEHGDSRKYPWGMVGTLCRGTERRLADCIRESHYPNLCNARNHNVSIVACVSHSADLEIGLVDIERTARLEAVPMSRLTCAMEEHCVSADAYEIRRTNPHAARILLRFSVKASNVGTADVSPYANYKDWVWHQCHRHYHSMNVFATFDVYDLNYRKVAQGHKASFCLMDTECRPGVRQKYTCGNTTQGISVGCADTYTDVLDCQWVDVTRVPINRRYILRVALNPEYKLGEISFENNGAECLLDYTGVQQTTRIFNCRRKPLWFKI